A stretch of Pseudolysobacter antarcticus DNA encodes these proteins:
- a CDS encoding enoyl-CoA hydratase-related protein, with protein sequence MSDNLNINIERGIATLQLNRPDVHNAFDDQLIAALTQALQQLDADSTVRAVVLTGAGASFSAGADLNWMRGMASASEADNYADSLRLAELMRTLAFLSKPTLAKVNGAAYGGGVGLVACCDIAIAADTAKFGLTETKLGLVPAVISPYVIRAIGERHAMRLFLTSAIFDAERARTIGLVHTTVAAAQLDDVGRAELDLLLKAGPHAVREAKALVHRDRGFASSTQEKIDASNAALIARLRISDEGQEGLGAFLGKRKAAWTNS encoded by the coding sequence ATGTCCGACAATCTCAATATCAACATCGAGCGCGGCATTGCAACGCTGCAGCTCAACCGCCCCGATGTGCATAACGCGTTCGACGATCAGTTGATCGCCGCGTTGACGCAGGCGCTGCAACAACTCGATGCGGATTCCACGGTGCGCGCCGTGGTGCTGACTGGCGCGGGAGCATCGTTCTCGGCCGGCGCGGATTTGAACTGGATGCGCGGCATGGCCAGCGCGTCCGAGGCCGATAATTATGCCGACTCGCTGCGGCTCGCCGAACTCATGCGCACGCTCGCGTTTTTGTCCAAGCCGACGCTCGCCAAGGTCAACGGCGCGGCGTATGGCGGCGGTGTCGGGCTGGTCGCGTGTTGCGATATCGCGATCGCCGCCGATACGGCCAAGTTCGGCCTGACCGAGACAAAACTCGGTCTTGTGCCCGCCGTGATTTCGCCGTACGTAATCCGCGCGATCGGTGAACGCCACGCGATGCGATTGTTTTTGACTTCGGCGATTTTCGATGCCGAACGCGCGCGTACGATCGGCCTGGTACACACGACCGTCGCCGCGGCGCAGCTCGACGATGTCGGGCGCGCCGAGCTCGATCTGCTGCTCAAAGCTGGCCCGCACGCGGTGCGCGAAGCCAAGGCATTGGTGCACCGCGATCGCGGTTTTGCTTCGAGCACGCAGGAAAAAATCGATGCGAGCAACGCCGCGTTGATCGCGCGTTTGCGCATATCCGACGAAGGCCAGGAAGGTCTGGGCGCGTTTCTCGGCAAACGTAAAGCTGCCTGGACAAACAGTTGA
- a CDS encoding IS3 family transposase (programmed frameshift): protein MSKRRTFSDEFKREAVGLTHQAGANVSQIARDIGVGEGVLSRWRRELASGKRHAFPGSGVPRDEEMAALKRELARVKKERGFFARCGSVLREGIALKFQTIQRCRTVYPVQLMCRCLKVSSSGFHAWCKRPLSARAKDNQRLLVQIKALHSISDGVLGMPRMHEELSYAGETASPNRVARLMASNGLFGIPQRRAWRSKRSGVRPLHVRNHLQRDFSALEPNTKWVTDITYIHTGEGWLYLCTVLDLFSHTIIGWSMSGIQDRHLVLKAVQMACWQRTDTTPVVLHSDRGTQFTSGEYQRFLADHHIISSMSDVGHCGDNAAAEGFFGMLKRERIYRRRYLSLADARSDVFDYIERFHNPRMQRRLDKLDQRFITLTQPSAKTG, encoded by the exons ATGTCCAAGCGAAGAACATTTAGTGATGAGTTCAAACGGGAGGCAGTGGGTCTGACTCATCAGGCCGGTGCCAATGTTAGCCAGATAGCTCGCGATATCGGTGTGGGTGAAGGGGTGCTGAGCCGTTGGCGGCGGGAATTGGCCAGCGGTAAACGCCACGCTTTCCCGGGCTCTGGCGTACCGCGGGATGAAGAGATGGCCGCACTCAAGCGTGAGCTGGCGCGGGTCAAGAAGGAACGCG GATTTTTTGCGCGATGCGGCAGCGTTCTTCGCGAAGGAATCGCGTTGAAGTTTCAGACGATCCAGCGCTGCCGCACGGTCTATCCCGTGCAACTGATGTGTCGATGCCTGAAGGTATCGAGCAGCGGTTTTCATGCGTGGTGCAAACGCCCCTTGAGTGCGCGAGCGAAGGACAACCAGCGATTACTGGTGCAGATAAAAGCGCTTCATAGCATCAGCGATGGGGTACTGGGCATGCCACGCATGCATGAGGAGCTGAGCTATGCCGGTGAAACGGCGAGTCCCAATCGGGTGGCACGCCTGATGGCCAGCAACGGATTATTCGGGATTCCACAGCGGCGAGCCTGGCGCAGCAAGCGTAGCGGCGTGCGACCGCTGCACGTGCGCAATCATCTGCAACGTGACTTCTCGGCGCTGGAACCCAATACAAAATGGGTCACCGACATCACCTACATCCACACCGGCGAAGGCTGGCTCTACCTCTGCACGGTGCTCGACCTGTTCAGCCACACGATCATTGGTTGGTCCATGTCGGGTATCCAGGATCGTCACCTGGTTCTCAAGGCGGTGCAGATGGCCTGCTGGCAGCGAACGGACACCACGCCCGTGGTGCTGCATTCAGATCGAGGAACCCAATTCACCAGCGGCGAATATCAACGCTTCCTCGCCGATCACCACATCATCAGCAGCATGAGTGATGTGGGCCACTGTGGCGACAATGCTGCCGCCGAAGGATTCTTCGGTATGCTCAAGCGCGAGCGCATTTATCGCCGTCGTTACCTGTCACTGGCCGACGCACGCTCGGATGTTTTTGACTATATCGAGCGCTTCCACAACCCACGTATGCAACGACGACTTGATAAGCTAGACCAAAGATTTATAACCTTAACTCAACCGTCCGCCAAAACGGGGTAG
- a CDS encoding cupredoxin domain-containing protein, with amino-acid sequence MLRRTLFAVVAMSALAAQAAVPEFHLVVQDHKFQPTEIQVPAGQKFKLIVENKDASPEEFESAELNREKVVVGNGTIDIYLGPLEPGKYGFFGDFHQDTAQGAVIAK; translated from the coding sequence ATGTTGCGTCGGACCCTATTTGCCGTAGTCGCAATGTCTGCGCTGGCCGCACAGGCGGCTGTGCCTGAGTTTCATCTGGTCGTGCAGGATCACAAGTTTCAGCCGACCGAAATCCAAGTGCCGGCGGGACAGAAATTCAAGCTGATCGTCGAGAACAAGGATGCCTCGCCGGAGGAGTTCGAGAGCGCCGAACTGAATCGCGAGAAGGTCGTGGTCGGCAACGGCACGATCGATATCTATCTCGGCCCGCTGGAACCCGGCAAGTACGGATTCTTCGGCGATTTTCATCAGGATACGGCGCAAGGTGCCGTGATCGCGAAGTAG
- a CDS encoding FTR1 family iron permease translates to MLGSGLLVFREVLEAALIVSIVAAATRGVVGRGRWIGAGIGAGVLGAIIVAFFAGAIAQAVSGIGQELFNASVLLAAVLMIAWHAIWMASHGRELATQMKSVGAQVTGGNRPLSALLIVVAIAILREGSEVVLFLYGQSAGGSSAVDLIGGICIGVIGGSAVGLALYFGLLRIPMRYFFSATNWLLLLLAAGLASQAASFLIQADVLPALGNRIWDSSFLLSDTSWIGKALHTLIGYEAHPAGMQILFYLVTAALIAFGMRMLGGGGAKPPQRPVNAHLAH, encoded by the coding sequence ATGCTCGGTAGCGGTTTGCTGGTGTTTCGCGAGGTGCTGGAAGCGGCGCTGATCGTGTCGATCGTCGCGGCGGCAACGCGCGGTGTAGTGGGGCGCGGTCGCTGGATCGGCGCGGGCATCGGCGCTGGCGTGTTGGGCGCAATCATCGTCGCGTTTTTCGCTGGCGCGATCGCACAGGCGGTCAGCGGTATCGGGCAGGAACTCTTCAACGCCAGCGTGTTGCTCGCCGCGGTGTTGATGATCGCGTGGCACGCAATCTGGATGGCCAGTCACGGCCGCGAACTCGCGACGCAAATGAAATCGGTCGGCGCACAAGTGACCGGCGGCAATCGGCCGTTGTCGGCGTTGCTGATCGTGGTCGCGATCGCGATCCTGCGCGAAGGTTCGGAAGTGGTCTTGTTCCTTTATGGACAGTCGGCCGGTGGTTCGAGCGCGGTCGATCTGATCGGTGGAATCTGCATCGGCGTGATCGGCGGTTCGGCGGTCGGGTTGGCCCTGTATTTCGGTTTGCTGCGCATTCCGATGCGCTATTTTTTCAGCGCGACCAACTGGCTGTTGTTATTGCTGGCGGCGGGATTGGCGTCGCAGGCGGCGAGTTTCCTGATCCAGGCGGATGTCCTGCCGGCGCTCGGCAATCGGATCTGGGATAGCTCGTTCCTGTTGTCGGACACCTCGTGGATCGGCAAGGCGCTGCATACGCTGATCGGTTACGAAGCGCATCCTGCCGGCATGCAGATTCTTTTCTACCTCGTCACCGCTGCGCTGATCGCGTTTGGCATGCGCATGCTGGGTGGCGGTGGCGCCAAGCCGCCGCAAAGGCCAGTGAATGCGCATCTGGCGCATTGA
- a CDS encoding carboxyl transferase domain-containing protein has translation MPVIESAIDPRSADFLANATQLRTQVEDLKTQLAQSALGGGEKARQKHTERGKLLPRERIRALLDPGSPFLELSPLAAHGLYENQAPCAGLITGIGRVQGQEVMVVANDATVKGGTYFPMTVKKHLRAQEIAEENRLPCIYLVDSGGAFLPLQDEVFPDRDHFGRIFYNQARLSSKNIPQIAVVMGSCTAGGAYVPAMSDETVIVKEQGTIFLGGPPLVKAATGEVVDAESLGGAEVHTSISGVADHFAENDAHALVIARDIVAHLNRSKKLPVEIRESREPRYAAEELYGILPRDTRHPFDIREIIARIVDGSEFQEFKARYGKTLVCGFSHIYGYPVGIIANNGILFAESALKGAHFIELCNQRDIPLVFLQNITGFMVGKKYENAGIAKDGAKMVTAVACSHVPKFTVMIGGSFGAGNYAMCGRGYQPRFLWMWPNSRISVMGGEQAASVLATVKRDGLEASGKTWSAEEEEQFKDPIRQQYERQGHPYYASARLWDDGVIDPADTRRVLGLAISAAMNAPIEKQRFGVFRM, from the coding sequence ATGCCCGTGATCGAATCCGCAATTGACCCCCGCTCCGCCGATTTTCTGGCGAACGCCACGCAACTGCGCACGCAGGTCGAAGATCTCAAGACCCAGCTCGCACAGAGTGCACTTGGCGGTGGCGAAAAGGCGCGGCAAAAACATACCGAACGCGGCAAGTTACTGCCACGCGAACGCATCCGCGCATTGCTCGATCCGGGTTCGCCGTTCCTGGAACTGTCGCCGCTCGCAGCGCATGGTCTGTATGAAAACCAGGCGCCATGCGCCGGTCTGATTACCGGCATCGGCCGTGTGCAGGGCCAGGAAGTCATGGTCGTGGCCAACGACGCCACGGTCAAAGGCGGCACGTATTTTCCGATGACTGTGAAAAAGCATCTGCGCGCGCAGGAGATCGCCGAAGAGAATCGCCTGCCGTGCATTTATCTGGTCGATTCCGGCGGCGCCTTCCTGCCGTTGCAGGATGAAGTGTTTCCCGACCGCGATCATTTCGGGCGGATTTTCTACAATCAGGCGCGACTGTCGTCGAAGAATATTCCGCAGATCGCGGTGGTCATGGGCTCGTGCACAGCGGGTGGCGCGTATGTGCCGGCGATGAGCGACGAAACCGTAATCGTGAAAGAACAAGGCACCATTTTTCTTGGCGGCCCGCCGCTGGTGAAAGCCGCGACCGGCGAAGTCGTGGATGCCGAATCGCTCGGCGGCGCCGAAGTGCACACCAGCATTTCCGGCGTGGCCGATCACTTCGCCGAGAACGACGCCCATGCGCTGGTGATTGCGCGCGACATCGTGGCGCATCTGAATCGCAGCAAAAAACTGCCAGTGGAAATTCGCGAGTCACGCGAACCGCGTTACGCCGCTGAAGAGCTGTATGGCATTTTGCCGCGCGACACACGGCATCCGTTCGATATCCGCGAAATCATCGCACGCATCGTCGACGGCTCGGAGTTCCAAGAATTCAAGGCACGATATGGCAAAACGCTGGTCTGCGGATTCAGCCACATATACGGCTATCCAGTTGGCATCATCGCCAACAACGGCATTCTGTTCGCCGAGTCGGCGCTGAAGGGCGCGCACTTTATCGAGCTGTGCAATCAGCGCGATATTCCGCTGGTGTTTTTGCAAAACATCACTGGTTTCATGGTCGGCAAGAAATACGAAAACGCCGGCATCGCCAAAGACGGCGCGAAGATGGTCACGGCGGTCGCGTGCTCGCACGTGCCGAAGTTCACAGTGATGATCGGCGGCAGTTTCGGCGCCGGAAATTACGCGATGTGCGGGCGCGGATATCAGCCGCGATTCCTGTGGATGTGGCCGAATTCGCGCATCAGCGTAATGGGCGGCGAGCAGGCAGCATCGGTACTGGCGACGGTGAAACGCGACGGCCTCGAAGCATCCGGCAAGACCTGGTCAGCTGAGGAAGAAGAACAATTCAAGGATCCGATTCGCCAGCAATACGAACGCCAGGGTCATCCGTACTATGCCAGTGCGCGCTTGTGGGACGACGGCGTGATTGATCCGGCGGATACGCGGCGTGTGCTTGGACTGGCGATCTCGGCGGCAATGAATGCGCCGATCGAGAAACAGCGCTTCGGCGTGTTCCGCATGTAA
- a CDS encoding C40 family peptidase, translated as MPIQRLTAATLFAAACIFQSAAFARIASPAMPLECDAASLQASLMPLVNAGLWSTAQNAVLTTPAANTGNSSTKTDLPEIATIEQAPRRVLADFAMQLRNIRYRRGGREPSTGFDCSGFVHYVFLHTMGLDLPGDAPGQYGFGQKVARAQMQTGDLVFFRTRGGAGISHVGIYLDDGRFIHSPSPGKSVRIDRLEDAYWTKRFVGARRLGSLT; from the coding sequence ATGCCAATTCAGCGACTGACCGCCGCGACGCTATTCGCTGCGGCCTGCATTTTCCAGAGCGCGGCTTTCGCGCGTATCGCCAGCCCTGCCATGCCGCTGGAATGCGATGCCGCTTCGCTGCAGGCGTCGTTGATGCCGTTGGTCAATGCGGGCCTGTGGAGCACGGCGCAGAATGCGGTACTGACAACGCCCGCCGCCAATACCGGCAACTCGTCGACAAAAACTGATCTGCCCGAAATCGCCACGATCGAGCAGGCACCGCGTCGCGTGCTGGCTGATTTTGCGATGCAACTGCGCAACATCCGTTATCGCCGCGGCGGTCGCGAACCTTCCACCGGTTTTGATTGCAGCGGTTTTGTGCATTACGTTTTTCTGCACACGATGGGCCTCGATCTGCCTGGCGACGCGCCGGGGCAGTATGGTTTCGGTCAGAAAGTGGCGCGCGCGCAGATGCAAACCGGTGATCTGGTATTTTTCCGCACGCGTGGTGGCGCTGGCATTTCGCACGTTGGCATTTATCTCGACGACGGCCGGTTTATTCATTCGCCTTCGCCGGGTAAATCGGTGCGCATCGATCGTCTCGAAGATGCGTACTGGACCAAACGTTTTGTTGGTGCACGCCGGCTCGGCAGCCTGACCTGA
- a CDS encoding YceD family protein, protein MSAAFPEIVDVWRMVTARRLFHGTLPLTAMPRLLASVAGPTGTVSYDLEFGRDELGVAYLQVRADVPLTLICQRTLEEFVLPVHIDSRLGLITSEEEESGLPEGYEPLLVTQDGMRLRDVIEDELILALPLIPMKPGTEDLPETVWSDEPGDVVEEPRKNPFAALGVLKKTPH, encoded by the coding sequence GTGTCTGCAGCTTTTCCGGAAATTGTCGATGTTTGGCGCATGGTTACGGCGCGGCGCCTGTTCCACGGAACGTTGCCGCTGACGGCCATGCCGCGTCTGCTGGCGAGTGTGGCGGGGCCGACTGGCACTGTGAGTTACGATCTGGAGTTCGGTCGGGACGAATTGGGCGTTGCCTATCTGCAGGTTCGCGCCGATGTTCCGCTAACCTTGATTTGCCAGCGCACGCTCGAAGAATTTGTTTTACCGGTGCATATCGATTCTCGCTTGGGTTTGATCACGAGTGAGGAAGAAGAATCCGGGTTGCCCGAAGGCTACGAGCCGTTGCTGGTAACGCAAGATGGCATGCGACTGCGCGATGTGATCGAGGACGAGTTGATTCTGGCTCTGCCGCTGATCCCGATGAAGCCGGGCACCGAAGATCTACCGGAAACGGTGTGGTCCGATGAGCCGGGTGACGTGGTTGAAGAGCCGCGCAAGAATCCGTTCGCGGCACTGGGTGTCTTGAAAAAAACGCCGCACTGA
- the rpmF gene encoding 50S ribosomal protein L32 codes for MAVQKSRKSPSRRGMRRSHDALVAPQLSIDKTSGEVHLRHHITKDGFYRGRKVIESKGSVRTED; via the coding sequence ATGGCAGTACAGAAAAGTCGCAAATCCCCGTCACGTCGTGGCATGCGTCGTTCGCACGATGCGCTGGTTGCACCGCAGCTCAGCATCGACAAGACCTCGGGTGAAGTGCATCTGCGTCACCACATCACCAAAGACGGCTTCTACCGCGGTCGCAAAGTGATCGAGAGCAAGGGTTCGGTTCGCACCGAAGACTGA
- a CDS encoding beta-ketoacyl-ACP synthase III, translating to MTYARIVGTGSFLPERIVTNAELEKLVDTNDEWIASRTGIRQRHIAAEGQTTCDLAFGAATAALEAAGVNARDVELIIVGTTTPDLIFPSTACLLQHRLGANGCAAFDVNAACSGFIYALSVADKFIRSGTVKTALVVGAETLSRMLDWTDRSTCVLFGDGAGAVVLQASDEPGIISTHLHADGGYKELLWNPVGVSVGFKDEPNHGVKVLMAGSEVFKVAVKTLDAVVEETLAANQLQKSDIDWLIPHQANLRIIQATAKRLDMPMERVIVTVDKHGNTSAGSVPLALDFAVRSGKVKRGEMLLLEAFGGGFTWGSALVRF from the coding sequence CTGACTTACGCGCGCATCGTCGGCACCGGCAGCTTCTTGCCGGAACGCATCGTCACCAATGCAGAGCTGGAAAAACTCGTCGATACCAACGACGAGTGGATCGCCAGTCGAACCGGTATCCGGCAGCGACACATCGCCGCCGAAGGCCAGACCACGTGCGATCTCGCGTTCGGTGCAGCCACGGCTGCACTCGAAGCGGCGGGCGTGAATGCGCGTGATGTCGAACTCATCATCGTCGGCACCACCACGCCGGATTTGATTTTCCCGTCCACCGCCTGCCTGTTGCAGCATCGTCTCGGTGCCAACGGCTGTGCCGCGTTCGACGTCAACGCCGCGTGCTCCGGTTTTATTTACGCGCTGAGTGTGGCTGACAAATTCATCCGCTCCGGCACGGTCAAGACCGCGCTGGTCGTTGGTGCGGAAACCCTGTCGCGCATGCTCGACTGGACGGATCGCTCGACCTGCGTATTGTTTGGCGATGGCGCTGGCGCGGTCGTGCTGCAAGCCTCGGACGAACCCGGCATCATTTCCACGCACCTGCATGCCGATGGCGGTTACAAGGAATTGCTGTGGAATCCGGTCGGCGTTTCGGTCGGTTTCAAGGACGAGCCGAATCACGGCGTGAAAGTGCTCATGGCGGGCAGCGAAGTATTCAAGGTCGCGGTCAAGACGCTTGATGCGGTGGTCGAAGAAACGCTCGCCGCGAATCAGCTGCAGAAGTCCGATATCGACTGGCTGATTCCGCATCAAGCCAATCTGCGTATCATTCAGGCCACCGCAAAACGCCTCGACATGCCGATGGAACGCGTGATTGTGACGGTCGATAAACACGGCAATACTTCGGCTGGCTCGGTGCCGCTGGCGCTGGATTTTGCAGTGCGTTCGGGTAAGGTCAAGCGTGGTGAAATGCTGTTGCTCGAAGCGTTCGGCGGCGGTTTCACGTGGGGCTCGGCGCTCGTCCGTTTCTGA